The DNA region ctcttctcttcaaagaacttgacatctcttgatacaagaactctccttgactcaggaacaaagcacttgtatcccttctgtgtggttgagtatcctatcatcatagctttgatactctttgcttccagcttgtttctcatctctcccggaataagaacatagcttacacacccaaacactcttaggtgatctaggacttgtttgctgttgttgagaacttcataaggagctttaTCTTCCAGGATTTTGGTTGGAATCCTATTGATTAGGTAGCAAGCcgtgatcacagcatcactccagaatctctttggcactctcatctggaacatcattgatctagccacttccataagatgtctgttcttcctctcagccacaccattttgttgaggtgtataagggcaactcgtttggtgaagtatcccatgttgagctagatggttcttgaatgcatgaccagtatactctccaccattatcagacctgaaaatcttaatcttggcattatactggttagaaacatatgattgaaagtttctaaatgcatctagaaccctatcctttgttttaattagtgttatccaggtgtatttggatttctcatctatgaatgtgaaaaagtatttgtaattgtccctagataagcatggagcagtccatacatcagagtgaacaagatcaaagcatttatcatagatagtagtagatctcttgaacacagtcttacaatgttttcccaaaatacaagcttcacactcattatttttaaacatgacacctggtaacattaagcttaaggctctaacatgtggatgtcctagcctagaatgccacaaTGCACCTTTACTTAACACAGAACTCAACAAGCAACTAGAActagaaatgaaagaaaggtcttcaagtaaataaaggtctcctttggttactccttgcccaatcaacttactgctttcaatatcctgaaatttcacatcattaggactgaaaataacattgcattgaagatcattggtacacctcttaacagataatagattagaagtaaactcaggcatgtacaaagctttagaatccttattaaacagtttcaagtctcctacacctctaataggaattctatcaccatttgcaatcattacatgcccatgagccggttctatgttctttataaggctatcatcacttatcatatgatgtgaagcacctgaatcaataatcaatggttttattccTTGAGCAATATGATTCCTAGGTGATTCTTTTACCAGTTTCAGTTTATCAATGAGATCAAGCAATGTGGATTCATTTCTAGACATCCTATCAGCAGCAAAGGTTGTATATCTATCTGGTTCATTTCCCATTCTATCAAAGTTTCCTAGCAAGCTATCAcaagttctaggcaacacatgAGCAGTATAGGAATAACCGAGGGCTTTACCAGACTCTTTAAGGGCTTTGATCAAGGCATCAATGTCtgacttcttgatcacctcatgatccatgttcttcacagctccttggtggtgagaggttaaggctcttccttcactttcacccgcaagaccagatgagccagctcctgatgcgccagcttcacttgtctctgcagaaaggtgagctcttccctctctctccttgttgaacttggccggcttcaaatgggggtgtaggatccagcactgactcctcttgtgtcccggcttcttgcaatggtcacagtttccactgaacttcctttcctctccacggtaagcagccttgtttgcttggattgcttcagccttgttggacagagccatgtctcctttccctccaaacataccaagtgacccctcttccttctgaatctgcgcacacacttcctccatagttggaagactcggcatcctcaacatgtgcttgatcacatcattgaatGGAGGATCTAGTGTCAACAGCAATCCgaacacctgatcctgctccctcctctccatgagtagctcttgatccgcggtgcttggcctcaatgattcaagctcagaccacaaggatctatacttgcccaaatgcttggtgaactcttctccatcttgtaccagtgtgttgatagcCTTCTTAATCTCATACACGCGGTTtagattggtaacgttcccaaatgtcttctggagtacctcccacaggtgttttggagtctcgcagtagctgtaggcctccaagagatgctcttcaagggacccttgtagcactgaaagcaccatcaagtcttcttgaatccacttcttctcggcagcagcaacttgatctcccccaccttcatctccttctccgtctttagccactggcttggttgcatcatccgtgatgtgactccatagccctagcctcccaatggctgtctttaccagccttgaccacaacaggtagttactaccacccttcaacgcaacaggaactgtaatgaccttgtagtttccctccatcttgctttgttagaaccgaaaagaaagtatgaaagagtatgaactgaagctgaagaacactctaaatctcaataccaaagccaacctggctctgataccatatgattttagagagttgaacaggtattgagagatttagagaaagattaaagtgagatgagatgatttatgagatgtagaagagaaacatgatgaactagagagagaatatgatgaactcgtgttaatcattaatcaaggaagagtttacaatatatagagagagacattagggtattcagaaacactaagcatgtgaggtcaaggataaggttgctttaattcaaatgtaaaccaatggggaggatcacacgcttatggcatcttttggtgagactccttttgcctttacagcctgtgccagactgtcaggataagccgcagccactctatccatccaaacggtcATATCTTCTAAGGTAAAACTTCTTTGGCCGTTTAACCCTTTCACCCGGGTAACTTCCCACTTggtcgagttatggatcgacccggacagtacggacggtacggccggtacggcctcttgtacggcctggtcgatccctaaccttccttccctttgcctccacattctcacatcctcaacTCCTTAAGCCATCTCCCCATATACTGAACAACTCATTTTAAcacaaatcaggtgatcccagttttcctgtttgggaatatgacagcttctttgtcattctaatcaaaccaggatgaatcgcgatgtaagaagcttgattttgatacataaagtagtggagaatcaccaggaagtcgaataaatttcataggagttaggatgaagaagttatcccactttcaaatcaggtgatcccagttttcctgtttgggaatatgacagcttctttgtcattctaatcaaaccaggatgaatcgcgatgtaagaagcttgattttgaaacataaagtagtggagaatcaccaggaagctgaataaatctcataggagttaggatgaagaagctatcccactttcaaatcaggtgatcccagttttcctgtttgggaatatgacagcttctttgtcattctaatcaaaccaggatgaatcgcgatgtaagaagcttgattttgatacataaagtagtggagaatcaccagcaagtcgaataaatctcataggagttaggatgaagaagctatcccactttcaaatcaggtgatcctagttttcctgtttgggaatatgacagcttctttgtcattctaatcaaaccaggatgaatcgcgatgtaagaagcttaattttgaaacataaagtagaggagaatcaccaggaagccgaataaatctcataggagttaggatgaagaagctatcccactttcaaatcaggtgatcccagttttcctgtttgggaatatgacagcttctttgtcattctaatcaaaccaggatgaatcgcgatgtaagaagcttcattttgaaacataaagtagtggagaatcaccaggaagctgaataaatctcataggagttaggatgaagaagctatcccactttcaaatcaggtgatcccagttttcctgtttgggaatatgacagcttcattgtcattctaatcaaaccaggatgaatcgcgatgtaagaagcttcattttgaaacataaagtagtggagaatcaccaggaagctgaataaatctcataggagttaggatgaagaagctatcccactttcaaatcaggtgatcccagttttcctgtttgggaatatgacagcttctttgtcattctaatcaaaccaggatgaatcgcgatgtaagaagcttgattttgaaacataaagtagtggagaatcaccaggaagctgaataaatctcatatgagttaggatgaagaagctatcccactttcaaatcaggtgatcccagttttcctgtttgggaatatgacagcttctttgtcattctaatcaaaccaggatgaatcgcgatgtaagaagcttgattttgaaacataaagtagtggagaatcaccaggaagctgaataaatctcataggagttaggatgaagaagctatcccactttcaaatcaggtgatcccagttttcttgtttgggaatatgacagcttctttgtcattctaatcaaaccaggatgaatcgcgatgtaagaagcttgattttgatacataaagtagtggagaatcatcaggaagctgaataaatctcataggagttaggatgaagaagctatcccactttcaaatcaggtgatcccagttttcctgtttgggaatatgacagcttctttgtcattctaatcaaaccaggatgaatcgcgatgtaagaagcttgattttgatacataaagtagtggagaatcaccaggaagtcgaataaatctcataggagttaggatgaagaagctatcccactttcaaatcaggtgatcccagttttcctgtttgggaatatgacagcttctttgtcattctaatcaaaccaggatgaatcgcgatgtaagaagcttgattttgatacataaagtagtggagaatcaccaggaagctgaataaatcccataggagttaggatgaagaagctatcccactttcaaatcaggtgatcccagttttcctgtttgggaatatgacagcttctttgtcattctaatcaaaccaggatgaatcgcgatgtaagaagcttgattttgatacataaagtagtggagaatcaccaggaagctgaataaatctcataggagttaggatgaagaagctatcccactttcaaatcaggtgatcccagttttcctgtttgggaatatgacagcttctttgtcattctaatcaaaccaggatgaatcgcgatgtaagaagcttcattttgaaacataaagtagtggagaatcaccaggaagctgaataaatctcataggagttaggatgaagaagctatcccactttcaaatcaggtgatcccagtttttttgtttgggaatatgacagcttctttgtcattctaatcaaaccaggatgaatcgcgatgtaggaagcttgattttgatacataaagtagtggagaatcatcaggaagctgaataaatctcataggagttaggatgaagaagctatcccactttcaaatcaggtgatcccagttttcctgtttgggaatatgacagcttctttgtcattctaatcaaaccaggatgaatcgcgatgtaagaagcttcattttgaaacataaagtagtggagaatcaccaggaagctgaataaatctcataggagttaggatgaagaagctatcccactttcaaatcaggtgatcccagttttcctgtttgggaatatgacagcttctttgtcattctaatcaaaccaggatgaatcgcgatgtaagaagcttgattttgaacataaagtagtggagaatcaccaggaagctgaataaatctcataggagttaggatgaagaagctatcccactttcaaatcaggtgatcccagttttcctgtttgggaatatgacagcttctttgtcattctaatcaaaccaggatgaatcgcgatgtaagaagcttgattttgaaacataaagtagtggagaatcaccaggaagctgaataaatctcataggagttaggatgaagaagctatcccactttcaaatcaggtgatcccagttttcctgtttggg from Brassica rapa cultivar Chiifu-401-42 unplaced genomic scaffold, CAAS_Brap_v3.01 Scaffold0774, whole genome shotgun sequence includes:
- the LOC117131000 gene encoding uncharacterized protein LOC117131000 produces the protein MVLSVLQGSLEEHLLEAYSYCETPKHLWEVLQKTFGNVTNLNRVYEIKKAINTLVQDGEEFTKHLGKYRSLWSELESLRPSTADQELLMERREQDQVFGLLLTLDPPFNDVIKHMLRMPSLPTMEEVCAQIQKEEGSLGMFGGKGDMALSNKAEAIQANKAAYRGEERKFSGNCDHCKKPGHKRSQCWILHPHLKPAKFNKEREGRAHLSAETSEAGASGAGSSGLAGESEGRALTSHHQGAVKNMDHEVIKKSDIDALIKALKESGY